The following is a genomic window from Penaeus chinensis breed Huanghai No. 1 chromosome 7, ASM1920278v2, whole genome shotgun sequence.
GAAGAACTGGCTATTGCTTTCTCTACCCAGAGACTAGATGTTGAAGATATTGATGCCCAAGACAGTGATAATCCTCAGCTTGTATCTGAATATGTGAATGATATCTACAAGTACCTGCGAGAGCTGGAGGTAAATAACTTTGTTTGTAGTCTAAGTATGTGTAGTTGTGTGAACTGCAGATTTGCAGACCTGTTGATCTTTGTTTGAATGCTGAGTATGAAAATCTTAATCTGTAAGAAATTTAGTGATTATGGATTTTATACCATGGTAAGCTAATCATGTTGGCAACACTGAATTCGGTTGTCAACCAGCTTGTGTGGAAATATTAAATATGCAGACTTCAGGGCCGGTTGTCACTAAGCGTGCCATACTGGTAGTATAAGTCTAGATACATTAATCAATCCATATGTATTTAAGATCCTTAGATATTGTGGTGTGGTGCAAATGGTAGCATTCTCGTCAAGCAGTCTTGCTGACCTGTAACTCCCGCAcagccagtggatagtaaccccagTCATTCCTTGCACTTGTGGGATTGTTTAGAAGCACATTATAAAAAGCCAATTATATAATTTCCCCTTCTAACAGGATGCCAACAAAGTCAAGCCCAGATACCTAGAAGGCCAAGTAATTACAGGAAAGATGAGGGCAATTTTGATTGATTGGCTTGTCCAAGTCCACCTCCGCTTCACCCTGCTTCAAGAGACACTGTATCTGACTGTTGCTATCATTGACAGATTTCTCCAGGTAACTAGaaatttgtttactttatttactttatttattttttgtaataatatttaCTTCCAATTTTATACCTCGATTTTTAAATGGTCTCTTCCCTATTTGCAGACTCAGAGGAATATACCACGTAACAAGCTACAGTTAGTTGGTGTGACTGCCATGTTCATTGCTAGTAAATATGAAGAAATGTATTGCCCAGAAATCGGGGACTTCGCATACATCACAGACAAAGCCTACTCAAAGGCAGAGATTCGTAAAATGGAGGTGACCATGCTGAATGAGCTGGGCTTCAATgtatcctatccccttcccttgcaCTTCCTGCGAAGAAACAGCAAAGCTGGCTCTGTGAGTACCTGGTGATTATGGCATAGATTGAAACCATATTGCTTCTATAATATGAAATACTGAAATGCTTCTGATTTGTAGTAAAACTAGCAATTCTGTGTCAACAGGTTGATGCTTCTCAACATACCTTGGCAAAATACCTGATGGAACTTTGCTTGCCAGAGTACAGCATGTGCCATTACAAATCGTCAATAATTGCTGCATCTGCTCTCTGCCTTTCACTTAAGTATGAAATTTAAGATTTTAAGTACAAGATTTCAAGTGACCTTAAGTTTTACTTCCTATATTGCAGTagttaatattattcttttaataACTGCTACTTGTATTTTAATCCAGTCATATTCGTGTTTTATTGTTGGTGCTTCTCTTAAAATTGAAATGGATATTGGTAATATTACTTTGTCATTGATGTTCAATCAATACCGTCAGCCTTTTTACCActagaaaaatgcaaaaaagccCTTTTACGATCTGGTGAGGACTTGTTGCAATTTCTTTAATCTATCCATTTCaggtcctcccccaccccctcagtaattttttacattttccttttaggTTGTTGGATGGCAATAACTGGAGCGATACATTGACATTCTATTCTCGCTACACTGAACAACATCTTATGCCAGTCATGTGCAAAATGGCAGCAGTTGTAGTTAAGAGCAGTAGTGCAAAGCAACAGGTAAGAGTAACCTTAgcttttaattatataaaaagttAGATTTCATTTTTACTTGGTTCAGAATGTGTACATTTACAGCACTTTTATCATGCTTATACATTCACTTGCAACTTGCAATTGAGATGCAAAGCTTGTCACTTGCTCATTTTCATCTCCTCATAGTCCTGATCGCAAATTTTGTACGTTTTTATGTATAGAAATCTTACTGGTACTTTACTTGCAGGCTGTAAGACAGAAGTACAAAGCCAGCAAGTTGATGAAAATTAGCGAGATTCCCCAGCTCAAATCAAAGCTCATCAACTCGCTCGCAGAGAAGAGTGCGTCTTATGCATGAGGTGGCTGCCATTTATAAAGTAAATATTGTACATGTTGAATGAATGGACTGGTTTTTGTACATATTACTTTAAGATGccagtttgttttctttttcataagatTTCAGATTTATAAAATACTGACTACcagtatttaattttttattttacaagACTGGTTCTCTGGGTTAGCATGTACAACCCAGTGACTGGTTTTggcatctatccatttatcatgGTCTTCattgtattaatataattttagacAGGACAAAAATGGCTATTTGATAAAAGGAACTTGCAAAGAAGTATATGCTATAATGtcttgtaatgtatatatgatctGTGATAAACTTTTTAGTTACGttctgtatgtatacctatataataaACCAGTTTTATCCAAGATCTGTATTCCACTATTTTTTATGCCTTTAGTTATACATTGCAACCATATATGTGGATTGACAGTAAACAAGTTGATTTATGGATTATTGTTCATAACCATTCCTTTCCTATAGTTTTCAGCAtcaccaaagaaaataaatatgcatgcTTTACTTTATAAATGCAAAAGAACAGGCTTGTGTGCCAAATATTGTAcacattttattctttattttagaaCCCAGATGTTTTTATGTGCAGGATGCATATTCCTTTATGCAGATTAGGTGCTTTGCCAAATGTAATTTTAACTTCTGCACTTTTAATTCCGTAAATTGTCACAGGTATATCTTTTGTATGGTAATGCAGTTTCCTTAATTTAGGATTAATGAACCAAGGAATCCTGTTTCTCATTTTTGTTGTACCTTTTTGATCAGCTGCTTCAGGTAGTAGTGGTCCCAAAACTTCTAGGGACAAAGATGGATGTTGTATTTAGCGGCTGTAAAATAGGATAGACGTGAGGAAAGAAATAGAACTATTTGTTCTAGTATTGCATCCTAGAAAAGATCTAGTTCTTGACCAAAGGATGTATTAAATTTTTCTCATGTGGATTTGACTAGACTAAACCTAGGTGCTATATTCTTACTATGTATACTTCCAGTTGAAAGAAATGTAAATGCATGTTACCGATACTGTAATATTTTtcagaaaagtaaacaaaatataatattaaatctTTCCTTTATCCACTACCATAAAAGGATACTTGTGCATGTATGGAAGAGGACAGATGTTGCATACCACTCAATAGCAACATGGCACCCCTTAATCCGTTCTTAATACTCAATATGTACATACCAGTTGTGAGTGAGAACATAATTTCACTGGGATATATACCAACTGATACTAATCTTGAGCATGACACTTAAGTTTGAGCATATAGTAAATACTTTAGACAAATTGAGTTGGCAGCTTTTTGAGAAAGCATGAAAAGAATAGTCAACATTGCCATCATTTGAGTGATGGGTTTTGGGTATTCCCTCCCTAAAGATGATGATTGGGCTTTTAATAGAGAACCAACTGCAGCAATGAGTAAATATTAAATGACCGTGCCAGTAAAATCTTAAATTCAGCTTCTAAAAGCAACTTTATAAACCTTTTATTTATATGGTAAACAAGTTATTACTGAGTATGCTGCTGAAAGGAGCAGAGATTAGCTTCAGGCAGTGTTATTTTAATCCATGAAACATGTCAGGTGTTCATTCTTTTAACTTCTAAAACTATTACTCATGGTACACGAGTACAATGGCTGAGACATAGTTTATTTTGCATCTTGTACAACCAAATAATTTTTGTGAAAGTTTTCAGGTATCCTCATGatctttactttaaaaaaaattcaACTAATTGTAATTGCGTGGGATACAAAGGTAGACAGCCACATTTTTCATATGAAAATGCCTTTGAGTCAAACATCTTTATTGTTGCTGCTTTCTTGTTGGGAATGATAGTATTCAGATTATCTCTCATTTTTTGTGACATCAGATGCCTAAAGGGGAATGTCTATGGAATCCTAGGCTGCAGTCAAAGGATTTACAAAATTATGCTTGCACCAGGAAACACCATGAACCTAATATATCAATGCCATGTCCACACGAGAGGCAGAGCCCACATTTGATGTGTATATCCCTCGTTAATTAAGCTATGTCCAGACAAGTGGGCCTGATCAGTAAGCATACCTAAGGAGTGTTGTCAGAGGCAGGCAAACTCCTAGATAAACAACCACCTCCACTCATAAATCCGTTATACAGCCAATGGTTGGTATTATCTTGGGCATGACAAATAACCAAGCCTGCTATCTGGACAAGTCTTTAGGTAGAATTACCAGATCAAACAGTTCCTGGCCAGCAGGCTTTAGGCATTATAGGGTATAAGCATTTTTAAAGTTTGCCTGCCGGTTCCTGATTTTGATCTCTACAAGTGCCTGCTACTCACATAAATGTTGGGTAAGTCTTTGTCTGCACAAGCACTGCCTCTCATGTAGATATGGCTTTAAGGGTGAATATGCAAATGTTTACATGCAATCTAGAATATACACAGGAAATAAAAGGACTGCAGTATGTTACATGAGTTTAGactagtatgtttttttttaatactaatcCACAAAACTTGATACTAAAGGAAAATTTGGGAATGTGCatttacacatatctgtatatatttgctgTGTACAGGGTGTAGTTTTGAAGACTttccaacaataaaataaaaatactttacTATATTCACAGTCCCATTAAGACCCTTATCTTACAAAAATTGTAATACACTGAGTCAAAAACTTCAGCAATAACACCAACTTGGCATattgttttcccctttccctgaaagaagaaaaatatattcactTCTTATTAACTACTCCTGCAGTAATTGTTCACACTTCTAAAATTCTATAATATTTCTTGATTGCAACTGATGATGTTTTACACTTGGGACTCTCCAATTTGAGGTTACAGCAATGCTCTCGTGTTGCCTTCgctaatgcccttcctaatattaTTTGGGGTCCACCTTGGGCATAGCAAGCTACCTGGAAGGCAAATGAAGTTCCACAGAACCACTGTGGTCTTGCATTGATTTACTGtatttaaagtaaataataactttattgtcaaatataaataatttgtaaTTATGAACTTGGCCGATTGTCCAGTATATTGTatggtttgtttattttaatttgtctCATCTTAATATTTAATTCACTTTAAGTAGgatgcattttttccctttcctttctgatGTGCTTGCATGAataaaagatgaaacaaaattTTGTTATTATAGATCATTTATAAATTTAATTACAGGTTTCAACATTTTATTGAATATATCTTCCAAATACACAGAATGGTTCTGAGAGGGTTCTTAAAGATAAATTTGATATTCAAAACAAACTTGGTAGTGTAGTTAAAATATATTTCTAGTTGTCTAATGAGTTGTGAAGATAGAAAAGCAATATCACTCAAGTAacctattattattttacacaaACTTTAGAGCTGAAATATTTTAGTTTCTCATAGAATAAATAAACATGCTTACAGGCCACAAAATATCACTCCCTCTGTATTTGAACCACACTGTACAAACTATTTTGAATCCCTGTGAGGGAATGCAGTTCTTTTCATGTAGTACTGAGCCATCCATGTGTGCCACAAATCCTgatgcaggaaaaaaaaagtatatatcatCTATCAGTTACCAATTCTGTTAACTTctgaaaatatatacagagaagGATCAGTAGTAATGAATTTCATtcaattttaaaattttgttttgtttcatttgttacaatggatattcttgatgtgacattttgcttttaaattactctgtgtacaaggaatggccggggttatcatccAATGGTGGCGatggatttgaacgcaggtcggcaagattgctagacgagatcactaccgctgcaccacacagcaagtAAGTATGGATAAACACATTGTTTTCCTCTTAACCCAGTGCCCCCGAGAAAATGTAGTGTTCACAGTAGTATTGTATTGTGGTTTCTCTAAACATAGCTAGCTCCACAAGTGCTGAGCCACCAAGGAGCCAAATTAGAAGACCTCGTCACctaacctgatttcacctttccttgagttttcaggaaaaatgtttttctttaacTAATGCTATTGATGGCACTGTTATTATTAGAGACATTATTAGAATTTTATtggcattactaacagcaatataagatactaAAAAATACTTTCAAAAATCAATGAacagggtaaacaagtgagatagatagtattagtaattggttcattggtgacatagtacatgtggagccatctatgtgttaagacATTACTGAACTCTTAGTGGGCATGGCTTGGTCGTAAATGCCATCTCCAGAGGCAGCAGGTTAAATGACCTGCTGAAGTCCTACATACTGGCAGAAAACTATAAGCAATATAATCAACAATacaacaaattaacaaaaacatacatcatcaatcatttcataaaaaactctaaaaaattatagatatacaCTTATTGAAGTACAAAGAATCAGTCACTTAAAAACATTTGAGACATAAATATTCAGAAACTCTCCATTACAGATGATGCTGTGATACATTTTGTTGTATACTATTAAAcctctttccattatttttcttcctaacCCTTAAAGTGTTATTGTCATAATGTTACCCATGGTGAATGATGACATGAGACATTGTACCAcaacttttttcctatttttagaaattattataattattagtcttAATTTTCACATATTGCACGGGCACAGTACACATGAGTGTTATATTCAGGTAATTTCATCAGCTAATATTTCCATTACTTTATCACAAAGCCTAAGTATTTTATTTCTTGTCTTACACAAAGTTCTGAAAATTCCTGTCTCTCAGAAGCTAATGTGCTTTTTAAATTGTGGTCTTGTGTAAACAGACCCATTATTCTAAAATACTGTGATATTCTAGCAATTACTGATGTATTTGAAGTGTCCCAGAGTATAGTTTATCAGGTTCATGTTTTACATTGATTAGTGTGTGTGCAGTTCCATCTTCATTTTGTGCATGCAATTTAATGGCAATTATCTTGTTCACaaccttttattttctcatttattatttaaagtatgctataaaaacaaaacaaaaaacactctaAAATACCTTTAAACAGACTTAAAACACAGAGAATACAGTTAAATCTTTGTATTTGCTCTCCTGGTACCAGGTACTTCATACACGAAGAGGTCATCAGCACACTGTACACTTAACCCTGCTCCTGTGGCTGCTGCCTGTGCTTGCTCTTCCAGCAGTGCCACagtctcctctccttcctgtaaaaagagaaagaaaattatatcctCACTCTGAATCAGTAAGTTAACTGATTAATAGGCATAATTCCTGCTGAAGTTATTATGTAATTTGATACTAAAATATTTCTTTACttcatatgtagatagattagtTCAGTGATTTTTAACTAtgcattaataaaatatatttattactattcctTACCAATAAAATTGCAAATTAGGATTCAGCACTTTGTTTAGGATCCAACCAAAACACTGCATATTAGGAAATAAATtgatccttttttttatatttgttttatgtaaaaGATGATACCATTATTCATCGCATTTGTAGAGCAACATATTACTCATTTTCTTTGTAGATCCTTACTTACTCATCAATTATTGCTGTTTGCTCTGACAAATATTTTCTAAAACTAAAATTgacatgaagaaaaagttgaTTGAGAATTGGGTAAATAAATCCAAGCATGCACATTATTCCCTCAAAATGATTGATAAGACCGGACTTCTATCCAATTTTCAGGTACAACTTTAATTTAGCTTTTATTCTTAACAGACTTTATACAACTCCTGTGAATACAGCTAATAAGTTAAGTGCATCTCACAATTCctatttaaaatatgtatatatatatatatatatatatatatatatatatatatatatatatatatatatatgtatataaatatatatatatctatatatatatatatatatatatatatatatatatatatattatttatttatatatatatatatattatatatatatatttattatatatatatatatttatttatttatatatatatatatttatttatttatttatatatatatatatatatatatatatatatatatatatattatttatttctatatatatatatatatatatatatttatttatttatatatatatatatatatatatatatttatttatttatatatatatatatatatatatatatatatatatattatatatatatatatatatatatatatttatttatatatttatttatatattatttattatatatatatatatatatatttatttatttatatatatatatatatatttatttatttatatatatatatatatatatatatatatatatatatatatttatttatttctatatatatatatatatatatatatatatatttatttatatatatatatatatattatatatatatatatatatattatttatatatatatatatatttatttatttatatatatatatatatatatatatatatatatttatttatttatatatatatatatatatatatatatatatatatttatttatttatttatatatatatatatatattatttatttatattatatatatatatatatatatatatatatatatatatatatatatatatatatatatatatgctattatttttttccttcacttatatttattatttcttttcagttttagtctcacagtaatagtagcaatatgaTATAACCATATGATTTTTCAAAGATACCCCTTATTGGtataaaatcttaaaaaaattTGTGACTGCTATTCATGTATTAAAAAATTGGTGTCAATTATACAATCTTCAGGTATATATGATGAAAATTGtataaatcaaataattaatCCTATCTTTGGGAGTTATTCATCCTCAATCAAATTGTACTAAATGAAATTGGTATTTAATCCCTACACACTAAGATTTTTTCAACTTATCTCCTCAGTGTGTGCCAGACTTATCTGTGGACATGTCATCAACAGACAATGGTGCCAGCTGTAAACTTTAAAAATGATATGCAATCATGAATGAACTAAAAGTGCGCCAAAGACAGTGGTTCAGGTGGTGTTCTTGTGCAGCTGGCAGCATGGAGAGTTGGCATGACAAAGTTGGAGTGAGGATGAGACagagggagtggagtgaggaTGGGACAGAGGGAGTAAACACATTCGTGGAGAGTGGACTAGGGTCAACGAAGCCCAATATCTGCAGATGTATCCCTGAGTTTAGCTTTACCTTTAGAGATTCTTTTGAAGATGGGCTGTATCTCTGGGAGAAGTGGTTGAGCAAGAGTGCCTTGGCTCCGACGGTCTTGGCAAAGGCCACAGCTTGACTTGGAGTGGAATGGCCAAACTCCACTGCTTTGTCTCCGAGAGTGTCGTCATGTGTTGCTTCATGGACGACCACATCACAGCTCCTTAAAAATtgctaaaataaattaataaatgataataaaaatggattaTACTGTCTAAAACCATATCaggtttaacccattgccgatgggcatggaatgtacgtacatgccatgcccactgtaagtttacttgtttaattggttttacacataggtggctacacttgtactaagtcaccagtgagccagttatgagtactgcctgtcttgcccattcaccctttttattgatttacaaaaatattttatgttatcttattttgctgttacaaatgtttataacattaaagtaattataatgtttataataaaaatgacaccatcgatatttatagcactagtgaaaaatgttttcccgccaattcaaggaaagttgaaatcaggtaaggtctcaagatctactaattgactcctttgtggctaagcactagtagagctatctatgtacagagacatttcacaaaaatataaaaaatgagaacaaCATTTTccgcattttttatttattttccacggCAGGCAATGGGTTAACAAAACAACCCCAGggtcaaatataaaaaaatcctgTAGAAATTTTGGTTGTCAATCTTAGTCACCATTATATAGTTTGGAATAAATTATAATTTGCAGATAGGGTTAAATCTCCATGGACACAATCAAGAACTGCACAATATCTCTAGAGGTAATTCTGTAACATctctataaatatttaaataaaaatatactggTTCCTGTCTGGCAAATAAATTTTCTATCAAAGCAATGTAACAGTTAGTctacatgttttattttttcttgtactaggttacataaaaaaaacactgtaTCCAATTCCTTTCTGGAAATTTTCAACATGATTTTAAAAAGGATGCAAACACTGACAGATTATACATCAATTTTGCATTTTCAGTCAAACTAGACAGTTCCATCTGATGTCTCATTTGACTTGAAATACTTGAGTCTGTATTTCTTTacctattgtgtttgtttgttttgacaaaAGACTATGCTTTCTGCTAAAAAAGTATATTACATATGGTAAAAACACTATACAGCAGGGTATGCACTTTGTCAGGCACAGTACTTTTCAAATGTTTAGCATAATATATGAATTGTAGGTATCCAGAAGAACTTAAAAGTACTGTTCCAGGTAGGCATTTATCTTAATACTAATTGTGTTACAAGAAAAAAGTACtaggaattatataaaaaaaaaatacattctgataatcaaaaacatataataaagaaaagaaaatgaatgaaaataaaagaagaaataaaaacataaatgaagCAAAACCAACTGGATCATATGGGCAAGGGGTGATGCATCACTCGTGTCTCCAAGTATGATAAGCGTTCGTCCTTGAATGGGTGGGCCAAGAACCATATCCGGCGTGATAACGTCTCCGTTGTCCATCGTTATCGACTTTCCGCTCTTCAACTGGCCATAAACAGGGCCTGATGGAAAATACATGGAAAAGATACATGGGAATTAGTGGGGAATCATTGcctgttttattaatatattcttttttttttctaaataagtgAACCCATTATTTAATAAACTgttttgacagagagagagagagagcgacagagacagagacagagacagagagagagagagagagagagagagagagagagagagagagagagagagagagagagagagagagaagagagagagagagagagagagacagagagagagagagacagagagagacagagacagagagagacagagacagagagagacagagagagagacagagagagagacagagagagagacagagacagaggcagagagagacagagagagagagagagagagagagagagagagagagagagagagagagagagagagagagagagagagagagagagagagacagagagagagacagagagagagagagacagagaaagagaaagagagagagagagagatagagaaagaaagagagagatatagaatgacaaagagagatagagatagaaagagagacagagagataaaaagagacagagacagagaaagagagatagaggaagagagaaagagagacagaggaagagagaaagagagaaagagagaaagagagaaagagagaacgagaggaagagagaaagagagaaagagagagaaagagagagagagagagagagagaaagagagagagagagagagagagagagagagagagagagagagagagagagagagagagagagagagagagagagagaaagaaagagagagatagagaaataaagagagagatatagaatgacaaagagagatagagatagaaagagagacagagagataaaaagagacagagacagaaagagagacagagagataaaaagagacagagacagagaaagagagatagaggaagagagaaagagagacagaggaagagagaaagagagaaagagagaaagagagaaagagaggaagagagaaagagagagaaagagagagaaagagagagaaagagagagagagagagagagagagagagagagagagagagagagagagagagagagagagagagagagagagagacagagagagagagagagagagagagagagagagagagagagagagagagagagagagagagagagagagagagagaga
Proteins encoded in this region:
- the LOC125027097 gene encoding G2/mitotic-specific cyclin-B-like, which gives rise to MSLRTTTHLTSNLGHDLNNPRKVEAKMIQGPITRRAFVDVGNRAIPVQGPKAPLKPGEISRNESVKLQKPKVGLSGLLARSGKENVKPLKEVVEHVEQMDVEEEAKVEELAIAFSTQRLDVEDIDAQDSDNPQLVSEYVNDIYKYLRELEDANKVKPRYLEGQVITGKMRAILIDWLVQVHLRFTLLQETLYLTVAIIDRFLQTQRNIPRNKLQLVGVTAMFIASKYEEMYCPEIGDFAYITDKAYSKAEIRKMEVTMLNELGFNVSYPLPLHFLRRNSKAGSVDASQHTLAKYLMELCLPEYSMCHYKSSIIAASALCLSLKLLDGNNWSDTLTFYSRYTEQHLMPVMCKMAAVVVKSSSAKQQAVRQKYKASKLMKISEIPQLKSKLINSLAEKSASYA